CAACACCTTACATGTTAAcaatttcattctatttttacattgatctataaaataaaaagaactaTGCATGTGTACTTTTTTCaccatttaaatgtattataataaaataacgtattttcaaccgtacaattaccaattttttttattataaaagaATTATGCATGTATagtaaattatattaaaaagatTATTGTTAATCTGATTTTGTTTTAGCACATATTTGATGACTTTAGCCACGTgcaagttttaaaataaaaaaaaacattattcCTCTGCTAATTACagatttttaaacaaaatttctctAACCTTTCTCCGAAAAATAAGATTTTAGTAGAGATTTTAAAATAAGATTTTACTACCGACAccattttagtaaaggtaaattctacaaaacaaacaatatttacatttacttttatattttttatggaGCTCGTAAatatcattttaaatttttttcctaacatttttgaatttaattttctgaaagtcatacttataaatgcgaaatctaacaaaaaagttaaatacaatttttggaggtcacatttaacaaatgcgagctatttgcaaaattttaaatatttgcaacattttaaaaaaaaaacatttacgAGCTTTCTGGAAATAATTCCCTAGctctcaaaaaataataaaaaaataaagaaaaaaaaataaagaggagCTCGCATTCGCGGAATGCGAGCTCTTCTCTAACCTCGCATTCGTGAAATGCGAGCTCAGTgagctcgcatttcacaaatgcgaagacCCCCAGACGGAATGGTATGCCAAAATCACCcctttttgtagaatttttttaaaattcatcacaaaattagaaatttctcGAGCTTTCTCTGCAAAATCACATTTACAAGCTTTCCGTAGCTCTCGGCTATTCATCACCTAAATCTATCGCACAACAATGAACGAAAAGGGAACTACAACATGccattttgataagaaaaacaaTTCCATCCCTCTAGCATCAAGAACATGAACTAAACTACCCAACCTGATAAACAAAGTTTCTGAAACAAGAACATACAAGGCAGGAGCAAAGAATCTGGCTTGACTGAGATAGAAAGAGGGAGGCCTCAACAACTCGAGCGGAtaaaacacaaaagaaagacCAAGGCAACATCAAAACCTTAGGTTTCCTTTTAAAATTCTGGTTTAAGACTTTTGCGAGAAAATTATTTCAATCAGTACCAACCTACCCCATTACCGATCACTGGATTTAGAGcaagaggaaaggaaagaggaTATACAAACGGATACTTATGCatattttaatagaaaataagTACAGAATTCATTCATCAAAAATGTTAACGGATACTTATGCatattttaatagaaaataattgCGGTAATTTTTATACATATCGAAAATTAATAGAAATAAGAAACAATCAAAGTCTGCTTTATGActtctaatttttaaaatttaagcaCCAGCCAACCAGAGACAATATGATAACTAACAATTAATGTGTTTCATTTTTCAAGTGGgaataaaaaatgaaagatCAAAAAATATCCAGAGAAAAAGGACAAAATCGTTTTCCAGGAAATGGGTAGTCATTGTCTGCAAGTCATTTCTactgattttcatttcttagtATTGAATTGCATCGGCCAAACCCACCCTTGAGGGGGCCTTAACTTCCACGTTTTGCAAAACAGCCACAACAATaaaggacaaaaaaaataaaaacaaagaaaacatcaAGGACCTCTGTTTTGTCGGTTGGAGGAAGAATCAGGACGCAGCAAAATCACAACCTTAGATTCAAGAACTtaaagcttaaaaaaaaaaatatatattggaACACCAGAAATTAAAAAGGCAAAAAAGGCAGAATCAAGCAAAAAAGGAAGATAGGAAAacatccctttatgcaaaattgaAGGAGGTATATTAATATCTTATCCCTCTTTGCAAAGTTTCAAGTTATATTATAAGAAACTGATGAAGCTGCACTCATCCCATCACCACAAACAAGACTGGAAAGAGAGTATTAGTGCTTCTCATCTAAATATGTACATCTGATTaacccaacaacaaaaaaaaagaaaagctagaAAAACCCATAAGCCAAAGGGGGGGGGgaaacagaagaagaagaagaggaagaaagcaGGTACAAGGAAGATGAAATCACTGTCTCTAATATGATTATTTAGTTTCCAACAGAAATAGGTCTATTTTCAGCCAATCCCAAGGGTGATCTTGAGCGCTGTTGTCGACTGACGAGGgtgatttctttaagagctggTCTCATCTCTGGCTGCTGAAGAGCACAGAGTAGCAATCATAACACACAGATTTctctttgacatttcaccaaacaTCTTATACGCATTCACAAATTAATCACATTTAACTTAAACGCCTAGTCTCAAGTCCTTTCCTAGATGTTTCATATGGCTATTAAGCATATTTTACCGTAGACAATCAAAACTACAACCACTTCCTAGATGTTTCAGTGGACAttttcagccccaaaattgcaataaaatcttcaaattctcagccttgatttcgcaagaaaatcttgacaaacaaaacaaatgaacTATAAATAAATTACAGCAATATAATCAAACGATTTCAAGAGGACATGATGGTCTAACCTCGTCACTGCTATTTTTCATACGCTCTTTGGTTGGCTACCACCGTCGCTAACCCTTTTATTGTGTCTGCATATGGCAGCACCCAAAAACAACCGATCGATGAGAAAGGATAGAGGGAAAGTGGGAACTGAAGATGAAAATTTGAAGTGAGAAAATTTATTCAATTGTAACCAAGAGAAAGTGTGGACCAAAGTGGAAACCTTTGCCTGGGAATTCAATCGTATGTTGGAACTGAGAACTAAGTAATAAGAAGGCAGATGACATTAAAGAGATGATATCCGAAAGTGTTTCAGGAACCCAAAACTGTTTTCAGAAACTGGTAACTTTTTTACTTAAATATGAACATTTTTTACTTGtagtattagtaagtttaattaaaaaataagtaattttcgtcaaataataagtaaattaaattactcaaagtgtaaatttctatttctgactaaaacttatctttcagacatatacttactagttttaattaaaaacttactaaatttaatattaattattttaatataatatttaaaaagtcgCTAAAAAATTGGATCTGTCACTAAAGGTAATAGAAACCTATAATAGCAGGTTTCCCTAATATCGTTACCATAACTATAGGCACTATAGCATTGTCCTAAAACCAAATGTGTGAAAATCTTCTGGTTAAGTGTAGGAGAATTTTCAAGGTGTATACAAATTAGAACAAATGAAATTTGGAGTCAATGCGTGAGATAATAAAATTAAGGATCCTTAGCAAGCAAATGAGCTAAAATTAAAAGACCAAACCAACCTTGAGCTTCGGATGAACTACCATGCGGCCATCTCATAAACTATCAGAACCTATAACCAAACCGAGAGAGGAATGTTTCTGTGATAGAAACCGCATACAAGCAGTTGCTAGTCTAAGCGGTGGAAGGTTGGAAGTTAGCTGAGATTGGGGCGGTtattgaagggaaaaaaaatccaatgGAAACAGCTCCCAAAGCTGCTAAGCAGAAACGGTGCATTGAGAAAGTGAATAAGAGTAGGTTTGGGCAGTAGAACCGAGGGAAGCTCATCTTATATGCCTTTCTGCCACTTCCCACCGAAAAGAAAGACTCTGCTCCTCTTTAATCAATAAGGCCgagagaaaacaagaagaaTACAACTACTTATTACTTTGCTTGTTATCACCGTGAgataaacaagagagagagccgcGGGAGTTGAGAAGAAACTCTGTCTTCCTGAGAGCAAAGTAAAACTTCAGTTACTCTCCTTACCAAGCTAGGGTGAATTCTTAgtttatgatggaaaaaaaaaagaattctacaACGAAGGCGGTTCTTGGAGTGTGTTCTGCAAATAGGGGTCTTCGCATTCCGAAAATGCGAGCTCACTGAGCTCGCATTCGtggaatgcgagctcactgAGAGCTGGCTCAGCGCCAAGACAAGGCTACGTTACAGTCTTCGTCGGCTTGGCGTGGCATAGGTACAGGTGCTGGTGGATGTAGTCGCATTGTCTCTTTGACAATGGCCTGTAGGTAGACTAAATTCTTGATATCAGATTCTTCTACCCATCTCTCTTTACCAACAAAAGAGTCAATCTCTTCCTGGGCTTTTTGCAAAACGTGCCTATGGTTCAGTAGCAGGGAGATAATCCAGCTCAACGCCCTTGATGTGGTACTAGTTCCTGCTACAATAAGCACCTGcaagcaaaataataataataataataatgaaaagtAACAAAGAGAACTATGCATGTGTACTTTTTCCCCcatttaaatgtattataataaaataacgtatttccaaccgtacaattaccaattttttttattataaaagaATTATGCATGTACAGTAAAttatattaagtttgaatttcattttaaatttcataaatttcattttaaatttttttcctaacaagtttgaatttaattttctgaaagtcatacttataaatgcgaaatctaacaaaaaagttaaatacaatttttggaggacaaatttatcaaatgcgatctatttgcaaaatttaaaaaaaaaaacatttaggAGCTCGCATTTAGCTCTTActattttctggaaaaaattctCTAGCTCGGACATCCATTCATGATAGTCAGCTTCGTTTCTTTGCTTTGCCTGCCCGCTATTTCTGAAAGAAATAGAGtcaagtgtaatttttttttctttttggaagaTTTGCAATTCAAGAAAACTAACATTGAAGTCTCTGATGCCTCCAGTGCGGGCCCCCTAACGCTTTTGGTGCTAACAGGGGCCTAGCCATCTTCTGAGCTAGCCTTTCCAGTTCATGACGATTGGTGCTAATCAGGGAAGTGGAATTCATTCTCTGACCCAGgagctcctttctttttttacgAATATAGAGGCTGCTAGAGAGCTCTGGGGGAGctagtaaaaaaaattaaattagagCTTAGAGCTCGCATTTCGCGAATGCGAACTCTATTCTAACCTCGCATGCGAAGACCCCCCGGACGGAATCCATTACCAAAATCActccttttgtagaatttttttaaaattcatcacaaaattagaaatttctctACCAAGCCAACACCGAGAGTAAACAAAGAAAGTGAGAAAAGAGAGCAAAACTGAGAAAGTGTGAGCGAGAGTGGTTAGCTTCATAATCCATTAGCCACAGCTAAGAAAGGTGCCGCAAGGAAACAGGAGAAGTTGGAATAGCAGCTAGGCAGTCTGCAATTTTTCAAACGCTAGGAGGAAAGAAAGAGGTAAACTAACTGCAATAATCTTTAAATCATCTGGTATAACTGACTTCCTAGGTTGCATGTTGAATTTTAGTTAGGAAATGAGTTGTAGCTGAGCATAGCGTTGATAAATGACTGACtaaaagttgaaaagaaaaactgTGGCAACCGAGAGGAGGGagctggaaatttcagcttgttGTTTATGGGAAATAATGTTAGGAGTGTATGCAAAAGGTTAGATTAAGTTACATATGAAGTTCAGATGCAAAAACTCAGGAGAAACGGGAAAAGTGAGCTGGAAATGTTTGGAAATAGCTGTTGGAATTCTTCCAGCTTCAGCCGAGAGAAGGAAAGAATCTGGTCAGGTTACCTTAAGAACTTTGGCTCCAAAATTTTACCTTGAGACTTGATTTGTTGCATAGTATCTTAGCTGCAACCTGCATGGAAGAGTTGTACATAAATAAAGAAACTTTTGAAGAGCTTCATGTTGTATAATTAACTGCTGCAAGCATCCCTTTCAATTTGGTCGAGAAGAAGGCCTGGTTCAGCTATGGTTTCGGTTCCTTGGCTGTAAACTTTACGTTGTTGCTTAAAATATGCTATGACCCGACAGTTACCCTTTGTAAGTTAAGTTGGAAGTGAGGAAATGAAGAGATTGAGAAGGATAGTTTTGCATTCGGAATTGCCGGACTGCTGAACCTGTTGGCTTCATCTGAGAAAGAAAACATAAGAAATCTTGGCTATTCCCTGCAAACCGTAGCTTCTAAACTAGTGTAGTAAGTTGTAACATATCATAAATCCCTTAAGTTCAACAAGTAAGACCAAAATAACCTTGAACCTAACGTGAGTATAGCAGAGCTATTGAACTCGACTGATTGCAGTTTGGTGTCCGAGAGAATGAAGCAGAATGTGCTTCTGACCATccatttttgaccttgaaaatgctaGAACTGGAtgtcgatgtcttcataggaaatgtaggtctatgtcttagcttcgaaacgctataaaatttacctcaatccgataagcgtagctccaATTATGATCGAAACACTAGAGGATAGAAAAGCTGCCATCTTCATTGTTCCTCATtgccttcttttatttttccggATGCATTCTGCTATGATGCTAGCCGTGAGGAATCAATTTTTAAACAGCATTTCTTCTAATTTCCAACCCTGTAAACTTCCATAAATGATACCTAAGGTTGCTCTGAGATTTAATGACTATATCTAGTTTCACGAGTAGAGTTAAACTAAGGCAAATGAGAGGAAAACCCATGATAGTTATATACATAAATTGCCTTCTAATCACTTAATCTTGTCTTTACGAATATTTTAAAGACTATAAAATTTGAGAGGCTGGTGTAGtggaataaaatttaatttccaaataacctagagtttaattaattaaaagggAATCAATGGAATACTCCTAAGCCTTAATCTTAGAATCTTGAGTGAAAAATTATTTAAtcctaaaataaatattttataaattattaacttgGAAAATACGTATGTTTCTTGATTTAAGATAATAAAGTCAATAAGTCTCGAAATAAATTGGGGAATAATATTAGGGAATAAATATTGCgtatattttgtattttaaggtcttgattttaatagttaaAACAATAAGGTAGAATAAATATTGAAAAtgttatattttatattttaaagtcaAATCTAATTCGAATAATTTAAATGATAGGTGAACATCTACAAATTGTAAATTTACCATGGaattatatatttatctcaGGAAGTAGCTGCGAGTCAGGAAACAAACCCGAGACTCAAGAGTAAATTATTTGGATAATTGGTAAGTGTTTCCgaatttatgtgtttaactgtttatgtttacttaagtgaaattatgtgataaatgtgcttaTTATGGAATATTGCTAGTAATTCATTGTAAAGTGTATCTCAATTGTCTCTCGCCTTCTAAGTCGCGggcgtactttatcgtactcgacttagttgagtttgaaggttgataattgacCAAATGTTATGGTaagtgtgcatgaatgtaagccgtatgtgtactttaccgcatcGACTGAATTGGGCCCCAAAACCCTCTGTTCAACGGACTACTCGAGCCAGCAAAGGGCTTGGTCGGATAGGATGGAAGTTTTGGGTAaatgtttcggtatactcgagtattacctaaaGTTGGGAGGTTATTGAACTGATTACTGAATGTACGgaattgtttattgttttggaggacatAAAGAGGTGAATTGGCGGAATGTGCAATGatatgaaatgaatgtacaATGACACTGAAATGAGTGTgcaatgatattgaaatgacaCTAAATTACTGAACGGAACTAAGTGCTACGTTTGGAAAGGACGGGAGCTACCTCTAGAGTCCGCATCCGTACCGTATCCTTTTGAAAGTGATTGTACAGTGAAATGTGCACTACTTGTTGAATTGTACTGATTTAAgtgtttattaattgttatttgCTCGGCAAACCTCACTGACCTTTAGCTCaaccctttagtttgttttttttacaGGAGTTGGTGGTCGGGGAACGAATGAGAGAATTTAGGGAGCTAACGTGAAGACTTTTGTGATTGTAAATCCTTTAGTATCATATTATGGTTGAAACTTTTGTATTGAATTTGGTATTGTAAAAGATTTGAACATTTGGCTTTGGTTTATcaaaatgttatctctgaagttaatgtgtaaTTAATGAGTCCCGATGAAAGCcaggcaggcgatccgctaacTTTTAGGGTACACCCTAAaaagaagtggggtcgtcacagaggattttttttttttttttggtgagtgGGAGATCCTGGGTTCAGGATCTCCTACTTACAATCCCTCCCACCTTACTAGCTAACTCAATCCTTTCTCTAATGTGATGACCTCACCTCCTCCTAGGGTATACCCAAGAATTTGGCAGatcgtctgcccaactctcgccagaattTACTCACGCACCacaaaatttacaaaacaataatCTCAATAATAAGAGTAATAGCAATTCCAACCTTCGATGTATACAATCAGGGACATCAAATGGCCAAATCATCCCTAAATATAGCCAGGGCTCCAAGCATACAAAGTAAAACCAAGGAAATTTGATATGGAGCTAAGAAGTGCTCACGCAAGCAACTAACAAAATTTAGACAAATATTCTGTCTTCTCCAACTCCCACTTTCACGTTCtcgttccctgtaaggaaaacaacctaataaaacgagttttcgctcaatgaaattccaagaaaacatgcaagtaaACTAGCAGGCGTGATACAATTcacagatatatatatcaagaaGCAGGTCATATCCAGATAGATCATGACATAATGTACAGTCTAGCAGGTAAACCAGATAGATCATGTAATAGTGTACAGTAAAGAACACATTCATGTCAAAGGATATAGTCTGCTCTCAGGAACAGGTTCCACAGCAGCATGTCTAGGGtcgttgacactccatcaaccaatTATAATGTCCGTAGACCATCACTTGTCTCCAGTTCCATTTCTACGATCATCCCCCTGTACCGAGCCTGCACGTCAAACAAGTATCTAGGGTTCgtcaatctcctcgaccaaaccctttgCCGGttcgattcgaccaactagccaTGGGGTTGGGTTTAGAGTCTCAAGTGTTCAAGTATTCATGATTTGGATTTGAAACCCCACGTATTCAAGTGTTCACAAATGGAGTTGTTGGCTGTCATCTAACGCTCAAGCATGTCATGATTGGAGACGTTAGCGGTCACCTAACGTTTCAGTATTCAAGCATGTCACCAGTTCAAGTCATGAGTTCAAGTCACTGATAAGTTAGGAAATCCTTCCTTTAACCAAGGCTGTATAGTTTACCCGACCACTCTAAAATTGGTCTCAAGTAATAGTTCCAACGAAGGGCCCAGTTCAGTCGTTACTGGTTTATATTCACGCATACGTATGAGTAACTCAAGACTGTCTAACTTACTCGACGTCTCGGATAAGAGTGCCAGTGAAGAGTCCAGTTCAGCCACTGTAAGAAGATATACAGCCGGCCTACATTCATGCATATGTACATTCAAATCTGCATGCAGGATCATATAATTCAACTTTACAAAGGTCGAGTGCAAATAAGTACACATTCACCTAACCAAGAACAAATCAAGTAAGCTTAGCATGTTAAGTATTTCAAGCATTTCAAATATTTCAagatcaagtatttcaagtcaagcCATAAGTCACATGTATGTCAAATTACTTATACATGTATATCCGTTCACCTATAAACAAGATAACCAAAGCTCAGTCAAGTTAGGttgaatgcgataaagtacacactcgcttaTACAATAACGATTTAGGATCCCTAGCAATTTCTAGCAACAAGTCATATTTGATCAGCAAGTAACATGGaacatgcagttggaacactcaccaattgaTCACAATCTTTCCACATTAAATCCTGGTTCTTTCTTTTGGTCACTCTCAAGTCCTGTGGTCATATCATA
This portion of the Coffea arabica cultivar ET-39 chromosome 2e, Coffea Arabica ET-39 HiFi, whole genome shotgun sequence genome encodes:
- the LOC140036373 gene encoding cytochrome P450 CYP82J17-like, which codes for MFRILSTYPDMSATRWVHTEASEGNQVTHSFPRLGGLIENGHFWPAEGGHLDSAQSPRLLQAVPLGSKVLIVAGTSTTSRALSWIISLLLNHRHVLQKAQEEIDSFVGKERWVEESDIKNLVYLQAIVKETMRLHPPAPVPMPRQADEDCNVALSWR